In Vigna radiata var. radiata cultivar VC1973A chromosome 3, Vradiata_ver6, whole genome shotgun sequence, the following proteins share a genomic window:
- the LOC106757114 gene encoding UBP1-associated protein 2C, which translates to MEDLKKRKLDEAGNGDFASKEELRFLIEPLAKPQLVDLLAKLGSQYPSIAEEIKSIASADPAHRKLFVRGLAWNTNSETLRAAFEEHGEIEEGAVIYDKVTGKSRGYGFITFKNMESTQQALRASSKLIDGRLAVCNLACEGLSGTSSAPDVSLRKLYIGSLSPEITSEMLLNYFARHGEIEEGSVAYDRDTNESRGFGFVTYKTAEAAKKAIDDLEKTLGGRNIIVKYADSNKGKTGQPPFPSGVVPMAGLPMTTGYMQPGKGHVSSGHPINYSYPQTVAPYSASPYPNPHTVPSPYPTQGQIPYPPLSAKKDQHGFPPTQPVGMNNYPYYYPKQ; encoded by the exons atggaagatttgaagaagagaaaactGGACGAAGCAGGAAACGGTGATTTTGCCTCCAAGGAAGAACTTCGCTTCCTCATTGAACCTCTTGCGAAACCCCAGCTTGTTGATCTTCTAGCTAAACT AGGGTCCCAATATCCTTCAATTGcagaagaaataaaaagtattgCAAGTGCTGATCCTGCCCATCGAAAGCTTTTTGTTCGTGGCTTGGCATGGAATACCAATTCAGAAACTTTGCGTGCT GCATTTGAAGAGCATGGAGAAATTGAGGAAGGAGCTGTGATCTATGATAAGGTAACAGGGAAGTCCCGTGGCTATggatttatcactttcaaaaatATGGAATCAACTCAGCAAGCATTGAGAGCTTCTAGCAAGTTAATTGAT GGAAGATTGGCCGTCTGTAATCTAGCCTGTGAGGGTCTAAGTGGAACAAGTAGTGCTCCTGATGTTTCCCTAAGGAAGCTTTATATAGGAAGCTTATCACCAGAAATCACAAGTGAAATGCTGCTCAACTATTTTGCAAGGCATGGTGAAATAGAAGAAGGTTCAGTTGCATACGACAGGGATACAAATGAATCACG TGGCTTTGGCTTTGTCACGTACAAGACAGCAGAAGCTGCCAAGAAGGCCATAGATGATCTTGAAAAGACTCTTGGG GGAAggaatataattgtaaaatatgCTGATTCCAACAAAGGAAAAACTGGGCAGCCGCCATTTCCCTCTGGAGTGGTTCCAATGGCTGGCTTACCTATGACCACAGGCTATATGCAGCCTGGTAAAGGTCATGTAAGCTCTGGCCACCCTATAAATTACAGTTACCCCCAGACTGTTGCACCGTATTCAGCATCTCCTTATCCAAACCCTCACACTGTACCTTCTCCTTATCCAACACAAGGGCAGATTCCTTACCCTCCTCTTTCTGCAAAGAAAGACCAACATGGGTTTCCGCCTACCCAACCTGTAGGAATGAACAACTACCCTTATTACTATCCCAAGCAATGA